From Pseudomonas sp. stari2, a single genomic window includes:
- a CDS encoding glycine zipper 2TM domain-containing protein: MRKSVLLVASFSTMAMLLTGCQSSLTGDSYSRDEARRVQTIRMGTIESLRPVKIEGTKTPIGGAAGAVVGGVGGSAIGGGRGSIVAAVIGAVAGGLIGSATEEGLTRTQGVEITVREDDGSMRAYVQQVQENEVFRVGERVRISTVGGTSRVSH; this comes from the coding sequence ATGCGTAAGTCTGTTCTGCTGGTTGCTTCCTTTTCCACGATGGCGATGTTGCTTACCGGCTGCCAATCGAGCCTGACCGGTGACTCCTACTCCCGTGACGAAGCGCGTCGCGTGCAGACGATTCGCATGGGCACCATCGAATCCCTGCGTCCGGTGAAAATCGAAGGCACCAAGACCCCGATCGGCGGCGCTGCCGGTGCAGTGGTCGGCGGTGTCGGCGGCAGCGCCATCGGCGGTGGTCGTGGCAGCATCGTGGCAGCCGTTATCGGTGCCGTGGCCGGCGGCCTGATCGGTTCCGCTACCGAAGAAGGCCTGACCCGTACTCAAGGTGTTGAAATCACCGTGCGCGAAGACGACGGCAGCATGCGCGCCTATGTGCAGCAAGTGCAGGAGAACGAAGTGTTCCGCGTCGGCGAGCGCGTACGGATTTCGACCGTCGGCGGGACCAGCCGCGTTTCGCACTAA
- a CDS encoding colicin E3-like toxin immunity protein — protein sequence MGLKISLDWYDKETNLGVGEEFSKDFGDDGSVIEALGIPIENNINNGGFNVTNDWVNILQTHFTHAINLALYDYQVSFDYCDHW from the coding sequence GTGGGTTTGAAAATCAGCCTCGATTGGTATGACAAAGAAACTAATCTCGGCGTCGGAGAAGAGTTTTCGAAAGACTTCGGTGACGATGGCTCCGTGATCGAGGCGCTGGGCATACCAATAGAAAACAACATAAATAACGGCGGATTTAACGTTACCAACGACTGGGTAAATATTCTTCAAACCCATTTCACTCATGCCATCAATTTAGCTTTGTATGACTACCAGGTCTCGTTCGACTACTGCGATCACTGGTAA